A genomic window from Macaca mulatta isolate MMU2019108-1 chromosome 19, T2T-MMU8v2.0, whole genome shotgun sequence includes:
- the CD37 gene encoding leukocyte antigen CD37 isoform X1, whose translation MSAQESCLSLIKYFLFVFNLFFFVLGSLIFCFGIWILIDKTSFVSFVGLAFVPLQIWSKVLAISGVFTMGLALLGCVGALKELRCLLGLYFGMLLLLFATQITLGILISTQRAQLERSLQDIVEKTIQRYHTNPEETAAEESWDYVQFQLRCCGWHSPQDWFQVLTLRGNGSEAHRVPCSCYNLSATNDSTILDKVILPQLSRLGQLARSRHSTDICAVPANSHIYREGCARSLQKWLHNNLISIVGICLGVGLLELGFMTLSIFLCRNLDHVYNRLARYR comes from the exons ATGTCGGCCCAGGAgagctgcctcagcctcatcaAATACTTCCTCTTCGTTTTCAACCTCTTCTTCTTC GTCCTAGGCAGCCTGATCTTCTGCTTCGGCATCTGGATCCTCATCGACAAGACCAGCTTCGTGTCCTTTGTGG GCTTGGCCTTCGTGCCCCTGCAGATCTGGTCCAAAGTCCTGGCCATCTCTGGAGTCTTCACCATGGGCCTCGCCCTCCTGGGTTGTGTGGGGGCCCTCAAGGAGCTCCGCTGCCTCCTGGGCCTG TATTTTGGGATGCTGCTGCTCCTGTTTGCCACACAGATAACCCTGGGAATCCTCATCTCCACTCAGCGGGCCCAG CTGGAGCGAAGCTTGCAGGACATCGTAGAGAAAACCATCCAAAGGTACCACACCAACCCCGAGGAGACCGCGGCCGAGGAGAGCTGGGACTATGTGCAGTTCCAG CTGCGCTGTTGCGGCTGGCACTCCCCGCAGGACTGGTTCCAGGTCCTCACCCTGAGAGGTAACGGGTCGGAGGCGCACCGCGTGCCCTGCTCCTGCTACAACTTGTCAGCGACCAACGACTCCACAATCCTGGATAAGGTGATCTTGCCCCAGCTCAGCAGGCTTGGACAGCTGGCGCGGTCCAGACACAGTACAGACATCTGCGCGGTCCCTGCAAACAGCCACATCTACCGCGAG GGCTGCGCGCGGAGCCTCCAGAAGTGGCTGCACAACAACCTTATTTCCATAGTGGGCATTTGCCTGGGCGTCGGCCTACTCGAG CTCGGGTTCATGACGCTCTCGATATTCCTGTGCAGAAACCTGGACCACGTCTACAACCGGCTCGCTCGATACCGCTAG
- the CD37 gene encoding leukocyte antigen CD37 isoform X2, with protein sequence MGLALLGCVGALKELRCLLGLYFGMLLLLFATQITLGILISTQRAQLERSLQDIVEKTIQRYHTNPEETAAEESWDYVQFQLRCCGWHSPQDWFQVLTLRGNGSEAHRVPCSCYNLSATNDSTILDKVILPQLSRLGQLARSRHSTDICAVPANSHIYREGCARSLQKWLHNNLISIVGICLGVGLLELGFMTLSIFLCRNLDHVYNRLARYR encoded by the exons ATGGGCCTCGCCCTCCTGGGTTGTGTGGGGGCCCTCAAGGAGCTCCGCTGCCTCCTGGGCCTG TATTTTGGGATGCTGCTGCTCCTGTTTGCCACACAGATAACCCTGGGAATCCTCATCTCCACTCAGCGGGCCCAG CTGGAGCGAAGCTTGCAGGACATCGTAGAGAAAACCATCCAAAGGTACCACACCAACCCCGAGGAGACCGCGGCCGAGGAGAGCTGGGACTATGTGCAGTTCCAG CTGCGCTGTTGCGGCTGGCACTCCCCGCAGGACTGGTTCCAGGTCCTCACCCTGAGAGGTAACGGGTCGGAGGCGCACCGCGTGCCCTGCTCCTGCTACAACTTGTCAGCGACCAACGACTCCACAATCCTGGATAAGGTGATCTTGCCCCAGCTCAGCAGGCTTGGACAGCTGGCGCGGTCCAGACACAGTACAGACATCTGCGCGGTCCCTGCAAACAGCCACATCTACCGCGAG GGCTGCGCGCGGAGCCTCCAGAAGTGGCTGCACAACAACCTTATTTCCATAGTGGGCATTTGCCTGGGCGTCGGCCTACTCGAG CTCGGGTTCATGACGCTCTCGATATTCCTGTGCAGAAACCTGGACCACGTCTACAACCGGCTCGCTCGATACCGCTAG